In Chlamydiota bacterium, one genomic interval encodes:
- the nhaD gene encoding Na(+)/H(+) antiporter NhaD: protein MEIMTVTHFLMIIVFTLGYVAIALESVLKINKTAIALLMAVICWGLYFVSVGTSSDESAAALSFHLSDESQVVFFLLGAMTLVELIDVHEGFRLVSEFMHTHSKRKLLWLCGVISFFLSAIIDNLTATIVMVSVIRKLVTRKEDRLMLGATIVVAANAGGAWTPIGDVTTTMLWIQNRLTTLPLMLWLFLPSVACFIVATLFNSFKVKGEFKAQSTAHIKTEPFGNKVLVLGLFALIMVPVFKGLIGLPPFMGMLIGLGFLWLLTDIAHHKYEERHHLRVPHVLSKIDNPGVLFFLGILLAVDALESSGILNNLALWLDATIGNTTLVATAIGLLSSIVDNVPIVAATLGMYSTKVFPTDSSLWQLIAYCAGTGGSILLIGSAAGIAFMGLEKVDFLWYLKRVSLSALFGYFAGILVYLFQVLLVS, encoded by the coding sequence ATGGAAATCATGACAGTCACACATTTCTTAATGATCATAGTGTTTACACTCGGTTACGTAGCTATTGCTCTAGAATCGGTATTGAAAATTAATAAAACAGCCATTGCTCTTTTGATGGCGGTGATCTGTTGGGGATTGTATTTTGTAAGTGTTGGCACATCTTCTGATGAAAGTGCTGCTGCTTTATCTTTTCATTTATCAGATGAATCTCAAGTGGTCTTTTTTTTGCTCGGTGCCATGACTTTAGTGGAACTGATCGATGTTCATGAAGGTTTTCGTTTAGTCAGTGAATTCATGCATACACATTCCAAAAGAAAATTGCTTTGGCTTTGTGGGGTGATTTCCTTTTTTCTTTCCGCGATCATTGATAATTTGACAGCAACAATTGTGATGGTTTCTGTGATACGAAAATTGGTCACAAGAAAAGAAGATCGATTAATGTTAGGAGCGACCATTGTCGTGGCTGCCAATGCAGGGGGTGCGTGGACACCCATTGGTGATGTAACGACGACCATGCTGTGGATCCAGAACCGTCTAACGACTTTGCCTTTAATGCTGTGGTTGTTTTTGCCTAGTGTGGCATGTTTTATTGTAGCGACTCTTTTCAACTCCTTTAAAGTGAAAGGGGAGTTCAAGGCACAAAGCACAGCGCATATAAAGACAGAGCCTTTTGGAAATAAAGTGCTTGTTTTAGGACTTTTTGCTCTGATTATGGTCCCTGTTTTTAAAGGACTCATTGGCTTGCCTCCTTTCATGGGTATGCTGATAGGTCTTGGCTTTTTATGGCTTTTAACCGATATTGCCCATCATAAATACGAAGAGAGGCACCACTTACGTGTGCCTCACGTGCTATCCAAGATCGATAACCCTGGCGTCTTATTTTTCTTAGGTATCTTGCTTGCTGTGGATGCGTTGGAATCTTCTGGCATCTTAAATAATTTAGCTCTTTGGCTAGATGCTACAATAGGAAACACAACGCTTGTGGCAACAGCTATTGGTCTATTGTCTTCTATTGTGGATAACGTGCCTATTGTGGCAGCCACTTTAGGTATGTACAGCACCAAGGTCTTTCCTACTGATTCTAGTTTATGGCAACTGATTGCCTATTGTGCGGGGACTGGGGGTAGTATTCTGCTTATAGGATCTGCTGCAGGGATTGCTTTTATGGGGTTAGAGAAGGTGGATTTTCTCTGGTATTTAAAAAGAGTCTCTCTTTCTGCACTTTTTGGCTATTTTGCAGGTATTTTAGTCTATCTTTTTCAGGTTCTTCTAGTTTCTTAA
- the gluP gene encoding Rhomboid protease GluP — protein sequence MITLILIGLNVLIFILTVISDPAFLLTPSIQAIVQWGGLEVDLVMAGEWWRLISSMFIHLGAIHLLANMYALYTIGFFLESIVGRVVFLTTYLTTGILSGLWSFLMHQDTFYVSAGASGAIAGIFGAYIFILLTPMIPKASRDKLLKNVGYIIAVNIGYGATKGMNIDHAAHLGGLISGLCIAGIFYLFFYLWSQKFKTIKKMWLRWGSMTAVFVLTLVVSFSTLYNRQFSDYAIFSKLTKEFGDVEKEMWKDLNELPLCQSTPQALTKFETNITHKMQSLRRIKEAMVLLQLQGKKDNLRNYLIDYMHLFDQEFHFTQLSLQEDTLKYKSEIIEIGKKITQLRQSFDASFKSH from the coding sequence ATGATTACTCTGATCTTAATTGGCTTAAATGTTTTGATTTTTATTTTAACCGTGATCAGCGATCCTGCGTTTCTTCTTACACCTTCCATCCAGGCTATCGTTCAATGGGGAGGATTAGAAGTCGACCTTGTAATGGCAGGAGAATGGTGGCGTTTGATATCATCCATGTTCATACATCTTGGAGCCATCCACCTTCTTGCAAATATGTATGCCTTATATACTATCGGATTTTTTCTAGAATCTATTGTCGGAAGAGTGGTTTTTTTAACAACCTACCTCACAACCGGTATTTTATCAGGATTGTGGAGTTTTTTGATGCACCAAGACACTTTTTATGTGAGCGCAGGAGCCTCTGGAGCCATTGCTGGTATTTTTGGAGCTTATATTTTTATTTTGTTAACCCCAATGATACCTAAAGCCTCGCGCGATAAACTCTTAAAAAATGTTGGTTACATCATTGCTGTCAACATAGGATATGGCGCAACCAAAGGAATGAATATTGACCATGCCGCACACCTAGGTGGGCTTATAAGTGGCTTATGCATAGCAGGTATTTTTTATCTTTTCTTTTATCTTTGGTCTCAAAAATTCAAAACAATTAAAAAAATGTGGCTCAGATGGGGTAGTATGACAGCGGTTTTTGTTCTTACCCTTGTTGTCTCTTTTTCCACTCTTTATAATCGTCAATTTTCAGATTATGCGATTTTTTCAAAACTTACGAAAGAATTTGGTGATGTGGAAAAAGAAATGTGGAAAGATTTAAACGAACTTCCATTGTGCCAAAGTACCCCACAAGCTCTTACCAAATTTGAAACCAACATTACACACAAAATGCAGTCCCTCCGTCGCATTAAAGAGGCTATGGTTTTACTCCAACTTCAAGGAAAAAAAGATAATCTCCGCAACTATCTTATTGATTATATGCACCTATTTGATCAAGAATTTCATTTTACGCAATTATCTTTACAAGAAGATACTCTAAAATATAAATCTGAAATAATTGAAATTGGCAAGAAAATCACGCAGCTTAGACAGTCTTTTGACGCATCTTTTAAGAGTCATTAG